The following are encoded in a window of Negativicutes bacterium genomic DNA:
- a CDS encoding N-acetyltransferase, whose product MMIQAADARFYITDENNSTLAEIIFPTTAPGFITIERTFVTESLRGQGIALQLLTKVVEFARKEHKKIIPLCPYAQKMLTEHAEFHDVLA is encoded by the coding sequence ATGATGATTCAAGCAGCGGATGCAAGATTCTACATCACAGACGAAAACAACAGCACATTGGCGGAAATTATCTTTCCGACAACAGCGCCGGGGTTCATCACCATCGAGCGCACGTTCGTAACCGAGTCACTGCGAGGGCAGGGGATCGCTCTGCAATTGCTGACAAAAGTGGTGGAATTTGCCCGGAAAGAGCACAAGAAAATCATACCGCTTTGTCCATACGCTCAAAAAATGCTGACGGAGCATGCGGAATTTCACGATGTGCTGGCCTAA
- the nifJ gene encoding pyruvate:ferredoxin (flavodoxin) oxidoreductase, with product MARSKQSMDGNTAAAHVAYAYTDVAAIYPITPSSPMADVVDQWSAAGQENIFGNQVKVVELQSEAGAAGAVHGSLAAGAITTTFTASQGLLLMIPNMYKIAAEQLPCVFDVSARTVATHSLSIFGDHSDVYACRQTGFAMLAETNPQEIMDLSPVAHLSAIEGKVPFINFFDGFRTSHEIQKIESWDYADLKDMCNMDAVKAFRTSALNPEHPAMRGSHENGDVFFQHREACNTVYNDLPAVVEKYMAKVNAKLGTNYDLFNYYGSPEADRIIIAMGSICDVAEEVIDYLTAKGEKVGLIKVRLYRPWVSGSLLKVLPKTVKKIAILDRTKEPGSLGDPLYLDVAVTLREAALNDIVITGGRYGLGSKDTPPSSVFAVYKELEKTAPKSRFTIGIVDDVTNLSLPEIKPAPITSAPGTVECKFWGLGGDGTVGANKNSIKIIGDHTDKFIQAYFQYDSKKTGGITISHLRFGDQPIKSPYYISQADFVACHNPSYVVQGYKLVQDVKPGGIFMINCQWSDEELAAKLNAEAKKYIANNKIQVYTINAIDKAIEIGMGKRTNTILQSAFFKLANVMPIEKAIEYMKAAAKKSYGSKGDAIVEMNYKAIDAGLDALHKVEVPAAWANPEADAVRAELTGRPETVRMVKNLLEPIGLMDGDSLPVSAFMDYQTGQFELGASAYEKRGIAVTIPEWDPQVCIQCNNCAFVCSHATIRPFMLNAEEVKAAPAQIKLANTKPKAGDYQFTMSISPLDCMGCGECITVCPSKAIKMVPQESQTEMQPVFDYLVANVSKKPGMPADTTVKGSQFNQPLLEFSGSCAGCAETSYARILTQLFGEHMYISNATGCSSIWGGPAATSPYTVNKDSKMGPAWANSLFEDNAEHGFGIYLAQKTLRNQAMAQLEKMAASPKSSAEFQAAYAKFIETRDSTRDNKAAADALLAEVEKADANGCPFTKAILEKKQYLAKKSVWILGGDGWAYDIGYGGLDHVLASGENVNVMVFDTEMYSNTGGQASKASNIGEVCQFAAAGKEINKKSLSEIAMTYGYVYVAQIAIGANPAQAVKVIAEAEAYNGPSLIIAYAPCELHGVKGGMNHCQDEMKAAVKAGYWNLFSFNPALKAEGKNPFTLTSKPGDGSYQNFLNNETRYSSLKLAFPERADDLFAKSEKAAADRYAHLLKLVDLYK from the coding sequence ATGGCAAGATCCAAACAATCAATGGATGGCAACACCGCCGCTGCGCATGTAGCTTATGCGTATACGGATGTGGCTGCGATCTATCCGATTACCCCATCGAGTCCGATGGCTGATGTTGTTGATCAATGGTCGGCCGCGGGACAGGAGAACATTTTCGGCAATCAGGTTAAAGTTGTTGAGCTGCAGTCGGAAGCAGGCGCCGCCGGTGCGGTGCACGGTTCTTTGGCAGCGGGTGCGATTACCACAACCTTTACCGCTTCGCAAGGTTTGCTCCTGATGATTCCCAATATGTATAAGATCGCAGCGGAACAGCTTCCTTGCGTTTTTGATGTCTCGGCGCGTACGGTAGCCACGCATTCATTGAGTATCTTCGGCGATCACAGTGATGTATATGCCTGCCGGCAAACCGGTTTTGCCATGCTGGCAGAAACCAATCCGCAGGAAATCATGGACTTAAGCCCGGTTGCGCATCTGTCGGCAATCGAAGGCAAAGTTCCCTTCATTAATTTCTTCGACGGTTTTCGGACTTCGCATGAAATCCAAAAAATCGAAAGCTGGGATTACGCTGATCTGAAAGATATGTGCAACATGGATGCGGTCAAGGCATTCCGAACCAGCGCTTTGAATCCGGAACATCCGGCCATGCGCGGTTCCCATGAAAACGGCGACGTTTTCTTCCAGCATCGTGAAGCCTGCAATACAGTTTATAACGACCTGCCGGCGGTCGTTGAGAAATATATGGCCAAAGTCAACGCCAAGCTCGGTACGAATTATGATTTATTCAACTATTACGGTTCTCCCGAGGCAGACCGCATCATTATTGCCATGGGCTCGATTTGCGACGTGGCTGAAGAAGTGATCGATTATCTGACAGCCAAAGGAGAAAAAGTCGGCTTGATCAAAGTCCGCTTATATCGTCCCTGGGTGTCCGGCAGTCTGCTGAAGGTTTTACCCAAAACAGTGAAAAAGATTGCGATCCTGGATCGTACGAAAGAACCTGGCTCGTTAGGCGATCCGCTCTATCTTGACGTTGCCGTCACCCTGCGCGAAGCTGCCTTAAATGATATTGTCATCACCGGCGGACGGTATGGCCTCGGTTCCAAAGATACACCGCCGTCTTCCGTCTTCGCTGTCTATAAAGAACTGGAAAAAACGGCTCCCAAATCTCGGTTTACAATTGGTATTGTGGATGATGTGACCAATTTAAGCTTACCGGAAATCAAACCGGCACCGATCACCTCCGCACCGGGCACGGTGGAGTGTAAATTCTGGGGTTTGGGCGGGGATGGAACCGTTGGCGCCAATAAAAATTCCATCAAGATCATCGGCGATCATACCGATAAGTTCATTCAAGCTTACTTCCAATACGATTCCAAGAAGACCGGCGGCATCACCATTTCCCATCTGCGTTTTGGCGATCAACCGATCAAGAGTCCCTATTACATCAGTCAGGCTGATTTCGTAGCCTGCCATAATCCGTCTTACGTTGTGCAGGGATATAAGCTGGTTCAGGATGTCAAACCCGGCGGTATCTTTATGATCAACTGCCAATGGTCTGATGAGGAACTGGCTGCTAAATTGAATGCCGAAGCCAAGAAATATATTGCGAACAACAAGATTCAGGTCTATACGATCAATGCCATTGATAAAGCGATTGAAATCGGCATGGGCAAACGCACCAATACCATTTTGCAATCTGCCTTCTTCAAATTAGCCAATGTCATGCCGATTGAAAAGGCCATCGAATATATGAAAGCGGCCGCCAAGAAATCGTATGGCAGCAAAGGCGATGCAATTGTTGAGATGAACTACAAAGCGATTGACGCCGGACTCGATGCTCTGCATAAAGTGGAAGTACCGGCTGCCTGGGCCAATCCGGAAGCGGATGCTGTCAGGGCGGAACTGACCGGACGTCCGGAGACGGTCAGGATGGTTAAGAATCTTTTAGAACCCATCGGGCTTATGGACGGCGACAGTCTGCCTGTTTCTGCATTCATGGATTATCAGACCGGACAATTTGAACTGGGTGCTTCTGCTTACGAAAAGCGCGGCATCGCCGTGACGATTCCGGAGTGGGATCCGCAGGTTTGCATCCAATGCAATAACTGTGCTTTTGTCTGTTCCCATGCCACCATTCGTCCGTTTATGCTCAATGCAGAGGAAGTGAAAGCGGCACCTGCTCAGATCAAATTGGCGAATACCAAACCGAAAGCCGGCGACTATCAGTTTACGATGAGTATTTCACCGCTTGATTGCATGGGTTGCGGCGAGTGCATTACCGTTTGCCCGTCCAAGGCAATTAAAATGGTGCCGCAGGAAAGCCAAACGGAAATGCAGCCGGTTTTTGATTATCTGGTAGCCAATGTCAGCAAGAAACCCGGTATGCCGGCCGATACCACGGTCAAAGGTTCTCAGTTCAATCAGCCTCTGCTGGAATTCTCCGGCAGCTGCGCCGGTTGTGCGGAAACTTCCTATGCCCGTATTTTGACCCAACTTTTCGGAGAGCATATGTATATTTCCAATGCAACCGGTTGTTCTTCCATCTGGGGCGGCCCGGCTGCCACCAGCCCGTATACCGTCAATAAGGATTCGAAAATGGGCCCGGCCTGGGCAAATTCCTTGTTTGAAGACAATGCCGAACACGGTTTTGGCATTTATCTCGCCCAAAAAACTTTGCGTAATCAAGCGATGGCGCAATTGGAAAAAATGGCGGCTTCGCCAAAATCCAGCGCTGAATTCCAGGCGGCTTACGCGAAATTTATCGAGACCAGGGACAGCACCAGGGACAACAAAGCGGCAGCCGATGCGCTGCTGGCCGAAGTGGAAAAAGCGGACGCCAACGGCTGTCCCTTCACCAAAGCCATTCTGGAGAAAAAGCAATATCTTGCCAAGAAATCCGTCTGGATTCTGGGCGGCGACGGCTGGGCGTATGATATCGGATACGGTGGCTTGGACCACGTTTTGGCTTCCGGAGAGAATGTCAATGTAATGGTTTTCGATACCGAAATGTATTCCAATACCGGCGGTCAAGCCTCTAAAGCCTCCAATATCGGTGAAGTATGTCAGTTTGCCGCAGCCGGCAAAGAAATCAACAAAAAGAGTCTTTCGGAAATTGCCATGACCTATGGATATGTTTATGTGGCACAAATTGCCATCGGCGCCAATCCGGCGCAGGCGGTAAAAGTGATTGCCGAGGCGGAGGCTTATAACGGACCTTCGCTGATCATCGCGTATGCGCCCTGCGAGCTGCATGGTGTCAAGGGCGGCATGAACCACTGTCAGGATGAAATGAAGGCGGCTGTCAAGGCGGGTTATTGGAATTTATTCTCCTTCAATCCGGCCCTGAAAGCGGAAGGTAAGAACCCGTTTACCTTGACTTCCAAGCCGGGTGATGGATCTTATCAAAATTTCCTGAATAACGAAACCCGTTACAGCAGCCTGAAACTTGCTTTCCCGGAACGCGCAGACGACCTGTTTGCCAAATCCGAAAAAGCAGCTGCCGATCGTTATGCACATTTATTGAAATTGGTTGATTTGTACAAATAG
- a CDS encoding riboflavin kinase, which translates to MEAIFHFSGQIVRGKGNGRKVGMPTANLAWRETETDLPKLGVYISKIVIDSVCYWGLTNFGRRPSVDDEERISLETYILDFDQEILGKQADLYLLCYLRETKKFPSLQETRQQVLRDIETLRAYLREK; encoded by the coding sequence ATGGAAGCGATCTTTCATTTTTCCGGACAAATTGTCAGGGGAAAAGGCAATGGCAGAAAAGTAGGAATGCCAACTGCCAATCTGGCCTGGCGAGAGACAGAGACCGATTTGCCGAAACTGGGTGTTTATATCAGTAAAATTGTGATCGATTCGGTCTGTTATTGGGGCCTGACCAATTTCGGCAGACGACCTTCTGTTGATGACGAGGAGAGAATCAGCCTGGAAACCTATATTCTTGATTTCGATCAGGAGATACTGGGGAAACAGGCAGACTTATATCTGCTTTGCTACCTCAGAGAAACGAAAAAGTTTCCTTCCCTGCAGGAGACGCGGCAGCAGGTCTTGCGGGATATCGAGACGCTGAGGGCATATCTTCGGGAGAAATAA
- the speD gene encoding adenosylmethionine decarboxylase, whose amino-acid sequence MSNKLKLYGFNNLTKTLSFNIYDICYAKGAKDKNDYLAYVDEWFNSERLTKILTEVTRIIGANVLNISKQDYDPQGASVVVLISETPVDKERIDPSCNAGQGLIYTGKTVLGHLDKSHVTVHTYPEYHPDQSISSFRVDIDVSTCGKVSPLNALDYLIGSFDSDIISIDYRVRGFTREEDGSKIFIDHDITSIQDFIDPKTLEQYDVYDINIYQANIFHTKMMIKELNLQDYFFEKDVREYTPKERLAIANSLRREMIEIFSGSNVYSKKS is encoded by the coding sequence ATGTCAAACAAACTGAAATTGTATGGATTTAACAATCTTACCAAAACTCTAAGCTTTAATATCTACGATATCTGCTATGCGAAGGGAGCCAAAGATAAGAACGATTACCTGGCTTATGTGGACGAATGGTTCAATTCGGAACGGCTGACCAAGATCCTGACCGAAGTAACCCGCATCATCGGCGCCAATGTTTTGAATATTTCCAAACAGGATTATGATCCGCAGGGCGCCAGCGTCGTCGTTTTGATTTCAGAAACACCGGTAGACAAAGAGCGGATCGATCCTTCCTGCAATGCGGGGCAGGGTTTAATTTATACGGGAAAAACCGTCCTGGGACATCTGGACAAGAGTCATGTTACCGTACATACCTATCCGGAATATCATCCCGATCAATCTATTTCCAGCTTTCGGGTGGATATTGATGTTTCTACCTGCGGTAAGGTTTCTCCGCTCAATGCTTTGGATTATCTGATCGGCAGCTTTGATTCGGATATCATTTCCATCGATTACCGTGTGCGCGGGTTTACCAGAGAGGAAGACGGCAGTAAAATTTTCATCGATCATGACATCACATCCATTCAGGACTTTATCGATCCAAAAACTCTGGAGCAATATGATGTTTATGATATCAATATTTATCAGGCGAATATTTTTCACACCAAAATGATGATCAAGGAACTGAACTTGCAGGATTATTTTTTTGAAAAAGATGTGCGGGAGTATACTCCCAAGGAACGCCTGGCCATTGCAAACAGTCTTCGCCGCGAGATGATTGAAATTTTCAGCGGCAGCAATGTCTACAGCAAGAAAAGCTGA
- a CDS encoding amino acid ABC transporter ATP-binding protein: MLEVRHLTKKFGDNIVLRDIDFSVAMGDVICIIGSSGSGKSTLLRCINLLEVPTGGQILFHDQDILTQQTGISAYRAKVGMVFQSFNLFNNLTALKNCTVGLRQVLKLDEKAADQRARVYLDKVGMSPYINAKPKQLSGGQKQRVAIARALAMQPEILLFDEPTSALDPQMVGEVLSVMRTLAEEGLTMLIVTHEMAFAKDVASHVVYMNEGIICEEGSPEQIFVHPEKQETKDFLARFMQR, from the coding sequence ATTCTGGAAGTACGGCATCTGACCAAGAAATTCGGAGACAATATCGTACTGCGCGATATCGATTTTTCTGTGGCAATGGGTGATGTCATTTGTATTATCGGCTCCTCCGGTTCCGGTAAGTCCACCTTGCTGCGCTGTATCAATTTGCTGGAGGTTCCCACCGGCGGGCAGATTTTATTTCATGATCAGGATATACTGACTCAGCAAACCGGTATTTCGGCCTATCGGGCGAAAGTCGGCATGGTGTTCCAAAGTTTTAACTTATTCAATAATCTGACGGCTTTAAAAAACTGTACCGTTGGTCTGCGGCAGGTGCTGAAACTGGATGAGAAGGCTGCCGATCAGCGTGCGCGGGTTTATCTTGATAAAGTCGGCATGTCTCCTTATATCAATGCAAAACCCAAGCAATTGTCCGGCGGCCAGAAACAGCGGGTGGCGATCGCGCGGGCTTTGGCCATGCAGCCTGAAATTTTGCTGTTTGACGAACCTACCTCCGCCCTGGATCCGCAGATGGTCGGAGAAGTGCTCAGCGTGATGCGGACGCTGGCGGAGGAAGGTTTGACCATGCTGATTGTCACCCATGAGATGGCTTTTGCCAAAGATGTCGCCAGCCATGTCGTCTATATGAACGAAGGTATCATTTGTGAGGAAGGCAGTCCGGAGCAGATTTTTGTGCATCCGGAAAAACAGGAAACCAAGGATTTTTTAGCCCGTTTTATGCAGCGCTGA
- a CDS encoding amino acid ABC transporter permease, which translates to MSEFWLGIVKCWSKYHTSYLIGARNTLIISLVGTLIGCMIGFAVGILQTIPVNRNDRLPKRILLKIVNLILHAYVELFRGTPMIVQAVFIYYGARIVFSIAMDMWTAAFFIVSINTGAYMAETVRGGILSVDSGQTEGAKAIGMTHFQTMLQVILPQAFRNIVPQIGNNFIINIKDTSVLSVISITDLFFVHKSVVGALYLYFESATIIMAIYLVMTLAASRLLRLLESRLDGDDSYDLATTDTLAHTSGLYSFQARKKEANYN; encoded by the coding sequence ATGTCCGAATTTTGGCTTGGCATTGTGAAATGCTGGAGCAAGTATCATACCTCCTATCTGATCGGGGCCCGTAACACGCTGATTATCTCCCTGGTCGGCACACTGATCGGCTGTATGATCGGTTTTGCGGTGGGAATTCTACAAACGATCCCTGTCAACCGGAATGACCGCTTGCCCAAACGCATTTTGCTGAAAATTGTCAATCTCATCCTGCATGCTTATGTCGAGCTGTTTCGGGGTACGCCTATGATTGTGCAAGCGGTCTTCATTTACTACGGCGCCCGCATCGTATTTTCGATTGCGATGGATATGTGGACCGCGGCATTTTTCATTGTATCCATCAATACCGGTGCTTACATGGCCGAAACGGTACGCGGCGGTATTCTGTCGGTGGATTCCGGTCAAACGGAAGGCGCCAAGGCAATTGGTATGACCCACTTTCAGACGATGCTGCAGGTGATATTGCCGCAAGCCTTTCGCAATATCGTACCCCAGATCGGCAATAACTTTATTATTAATATCAAGGATACTTCCGTGCTTTCCGTGATCAGTATCACCGATCTTTTCTTTGTGCATAAGAGTGTGGTCGGCGCCTTGTATTTGTATTTTGAGTCCGCAACTATCATTATGGCCATTTACTTAGTGATGACGCTGGCAGCCTCACGGCTGCTCAGACTCCTGGAAAGCCGCCTGGACGGTGACGACAGTTACGATTTAGCCACTACGGATACCTTGGCGCATACCAGCGGGCTTTACAGCTTCCAAGCCAGGAAAAAGGAGGCGAATTACAATTGA
- the tsaA gene encoding tRNA (N6-threonylcarbamoyladenosine(37)-N6)-methyltransferase TrmO, translating into MGLAADETAQTPLKIIAHIRSDFSGKFGVPRQSGLVETLQSEIIFVPKYRNPDTCRGLADFSHLWLIWQFSQNVRTQWSATVRPPRLGGNRRMGVFATRSPFRPNALGLSSVKLDCVEWHSTLGPILHVLGADLIDQTPIYDIKPYLSYTDSHPEARGGFSDPVQADQLTVKFADALLQLVPEQQRQALIAILAADPRPSYQSDPQRIYAFEFAQMHVEFMVKENLLEVCRISLLRS; encoded by the coding sequence ATGGGCCTGGCAGCAGACGAAACCGCGCAGACGCCTTTAAAAATCATCGCTCACATCCGGTCTGATTTCTCCGGTAAGTTTGGCGTGCCACGGCAGAGCGGACTGGTGGAAACCCTCCAATCCGAGATCATCTTTGTACCAAAGTACCGGAACCCGGATACCTGCCGCGGCTTGGCTGATTTCTCACATCTCTGGTTAATTTGGCAGTTTTCGCAAAACGTGCGGACACAGTGGTCTGCTACGGTGCGGCCGCCTCGTCTGGGCGGCAACCGGCGTATGGGTGTTTTTGCTACCCGTTCTCCTTTCCGCCCCAATGCGCTGGGCCTTTCCTCGGTCAAGTTGGACTGTGTGGAATGGCATAGCACGCTGGGCCCGATTCTGCATGTTTTGGGAGCCGATTTGATTGATCAAACGCCAATCTATGACATCAAACCCTATCTTAGCTATACGGACAGTCATCCGGAAGCGCGCGGCGGATTTTCTGATCCGGTTCAGGCAGATCAACTGACGGTAAAATTTGCCGATGCTTTGCTGCAGTTGGTACCCGAACAACAGCGGCAGGCGCTGATTGCCATTTTAGCCGCTGATCCGCGCCCTTCTTACCAATCGGATCCCCAACGGATTTATGCTTTTGAATTTGCGCAGATGCATGTCGAATTTATGGTGAAGGAAAATTTGCTGGAAGTTTGCCGGATTTCGCTCCTGAGATCGTAA
- the speE gene encoding polyamine aminopropyltransferase gives MDLWFSETHAEGVKLSIQIEKQLYAGQSKFQRIDVFESKQLGRFFTLDGLIMITEKDEFIYHDMIVHVPMATNPKIENVLVIGGGDGGSVRELVRYASIKKIDMVEIDPLVVEVCREYFPNSTGGLQDRRVTLYFEDGLKFIAGKTDCYDLIIVDSTDPIGPGEGLFTRDFYRNCYRALKPNGILVNQHESPFYPQYALQMQRAHQRIHEFFAVAKVYQVHIPTYASGHWLFGFAAKALDPVADLDADAWNALGLTTGYYNTEIHKGAFALPNYVRQLLAEAISLPK, from the coding sequence ATGGATTTATGGTTTTCGGAAACGCACGCTGAGGGAGTAAAACTCTCGATCCAGATTGAAAAGCAGTTGTATGCAGGGCAAAGTAAATTTCAGAGAATCGATGTTTTCGAATCAAAACAGCTGGGGAGATTTTTCACCCTGGATGGCTTGATCATGATTACGGAAAAAGATGAGTTTATCTATCACGACATGATTGTGCATGTTCCGATGGCTACCAATCCGAAAATTGAAAATGTACTCGTGATCGGCGGCGGCGATGGCGGTAGTGTCAGAGAACTGGTGCGCTATGCTTCCATCAAAAAAATCGATATGGTAGAAATCGATCCGCTGGTGGTTGAGGTGTGCCGGGAATACTTCCCCAACTCAACCGGCGGTTTGCAGGACAGGCGGGTCACGTTATATTTTGAGGATGGTTTGAAATTCATCGCAGGAAAAACGGATTGTTACGATTTGATCATCGTGGATAGTACCGATCCGATCGGACCGGGAGAAGGCTTATTCACCAGGGATTTTTACCGGAATTGTTATCGGGCGCTCAAACCAAACGGGATTTTGGTCAATCAGCATGAGAGCCCGTTTTATCCGCAATATGCCTTACAGATGCAAAGAGCGCATCAGAGAATCCACGAATTTTTTGCGGTCGCCAAAGTCTACCAGGTTCATATTCCAACCTATGCCTCCGGGCATTGGCTGTTTGGCTTTGCGGCCAAGGCACTGGATCCCGTAGCGGATTTGGACGCAGACGCCTGGAATGCCCTGGGTCTGACTACCGGATATTACAATACCGAAATCCACAAAGGCGCTTTTGCCCTCCCAAACTATGTCAGACAATTGTTAGCGGAGGCAATTTCCTTGCCGAAATAA
- a CDS encoding transporter substrate-binding domain-containing protein — MKKISSILVLLLLVFAVSACNNNEQTKTLRVAMECSYAPYNWAQDANTHDAVKIADSSQYANGYDVMMAKKIAEKLGYQLEIVKLDWDSLIPALKSGDVDAVIAGQSITAERMEQVDFSIPYYYASIVTLTSKDGAFANAKSIADLAGGTATSQLGTVWYDVCLPQIANANILPAQETASAMLVALESKAVDYVVCDLPTAMAAEKVYDDLITLDFSGTEGNFQVSDEEVNLGISVKKGNKELLDVINSVLAKMTVSDFEQLMDEAISIQPLSE, encoded by the coding sequence ATGAAAAAGATTAGTTCGATTCTGGTACTCCTGCTTCTGGTGTTTGCGGTATCCGCCTGCAACAATAACGAACAGACAAAGACTCTGCGCGTAGCCATGGAGTGCAGTTATGCGCCTTACAACTGGGCTCAGGACGCGAATACGCATGACGCGGTGAAAATTGCCGACAGCTCTCAATATGCCAACGGTTATGATGTGATGATGGCAAAGAAAATCGCTGAAAAATTGGGTTATCAGTTGGAAATTGTCAAATTGGATTGGGATTCTTTGATTCCTGCTCTTAAATCCGGTGATGTGGATGCTGTGATTGCCGGTCAATCCATTACGGCCGAGCGCATGGAACAAGTTGATTTTTCTATCCCTTACTACTATGCTTCCATTGTGACACTGACAAGCAAAGACGGCGCTTTTGCCAACGCCAAAAGCATTGCAGATTTAGCGGGCGGCACCGCGACTTCTCAGTTGGGTACCGTTTGGTATGATGTTTGTCTGCCTCAGATTGCCAATGCCAATATTCTCCCCGCTCAGGAGACTGCCTCTGCCATGTTGGTCGCCCTGGAATCCAAAGCAGTGGATTATGTGGTCTGTGATTTGCCCACCGCGATGGCTGCGGAAAAAGTTTATGATGATCTGATCACTTTGGATTTTAGCGGTACTGAGGGCAATTTCCAGGTGTCCGATGAAGAAGTCAATCTTGGTATTTCCGTTAAAAAAGGGAACAAGGAACTTCTGGATGTGATTAATAGTGTTTTAGCAAAAATGACAGTCAGCGATTTTGAACAACTGATGGACGAAGCCATTTCCATTCAGCCGCTTTCCGAATAA
- a CDS encoding C-GCAxxG-C-C family protein — translation MTEKEQKYLDQIRETAEGYFRRGEFFCSEAVLQTINDALGKPCPDTIVKMASGFPIGLGKAQCLCGAVSGGEMALGLVYGRVHGEVMNPKMFEKAKALHDFIIQEYQATCCRVLTREWSGDQFKSEERKNHCIKITGVVAAWVAKALLEDGVLKAE, via the coding sequence ATGACAGAGAAAGAACAAAAATATTTGGATCAGATCCGTGAGACTGCGGAGGGTTATTTCCGCCGGGGGGAATTTTTCTGCTCGGAAGCGGTACTGCAGACAATTAATGATGCTCTTGGCAAGCCATGTCCCGATACAATTGTCAAAATGGCGTCCGGCTTCCCCATCGGCTTAGGAAAAGCGCAGTGTTTGTGCGGAGCAGTCTCAGGCGGAGAAATGGCACTTGGACTTGTTTATGGCCGCGTGCATGGAGAGGTGATGAACCCGAAAATGTTTGAAAAAGCCAAAGCCTTGCATGATTTTATTATTCAGGAATATCAGGCAACTTGCTGCCGCGTGCTGACCCGGGAGTGGTCCGGTGATCAATTTAAATCCGAGGAAAGAAAGAATCACTGTATCAAAATCACCGGTGTTGTGGCGGCATGGGTTGCCAAAGCCTTGCTGGAAGACGGCGTTTTGAAAGCGGAATAG